From a region of the Listeria monocytogenes ATCC 19117 genome:
- a CDS encoding ABC transporter ATP-binding protein, translating to MESMKWIWQYVRKYRLLMIGVFILIFIASGISIIYPLLGGKVIDDVVYQNKTNLLIPLLLIMIISTIIRTICRYTYQIMCERIGQNSLFRIREDLYKKLQSLDFDFFNNTRVGDIMARMTGDTDAIRHFVSWVSYNILENVFLFSFAIIIMAAIDWKLTLALVIVTPLIAILTMKMSSKAQPVFYEIRESFSRLNSMVEENISGNRVVKAFAREDFEMKKFHEHNEDFKKRNLDSADVSRTYLPVLDSLAGMLVVITLIFGGYLVIKGQMTLGDLVAFNGFLWMLNGPMRMSGWLINDVQRFIASSFKIQDMMATDAKIPIHAEKPAPSLQGHVEFKNVSFHFEDDPNTDVLKNISLKASPGQTIAILGETGAGKSTLVNLICRFYDPTSGEILIDGVDARKWHVRELRNHIATVMQDIFLFSDTIEGNIAFGAPDATMEDVRRMARIADADHFIETMPESYDTIVGERGVGLSGGQKQRISLARALLKNPSILILDDTTSAVDMETEVKIQGELKKITENTTTFIIAHRISSVKEADEILILNHGEIIERGTHSSLLAEKGYYFDIYNKQLGTEANVNG from the coding sequence ATGGAGAGTATGAAATGGATTTGGCAATATGTCCGAAAATATCGTCTACTTATGATTGGTGTATTTATTTTAATTTTTATCGCTTCTGGTATTAGTATTATTTATCCGTTACTTGGCGGGAAAGTGATTGACGATGTTGTCTATCAAAATAAAACGAATTTGCTTATCCCGCTACTTTTAATCATGATTATTTCGACAATTATTCGAACTATTTGCCGTTATACCTATCAGATTATGTGCGAACGAATTGGGCAAAATTCCCTTTTCCGAATTCGAGAAGATTTATATAAAAAGTTGCAATCACTCGATTTTGATTTTTTCAATAATACGCGCGTTGGGGATATTATGGCGCGGATGACTGGTGATACGGATGCGATTCGTCATTTTGTTTCGTGGGTATCTTACAACATTTTGGAAAATGTATTTTTATTTAGTTTTGCAATTATCATAATGGCCGCGATTGACTGGAAATTAACGCTTGCGCTTGTTATCGTAACGCCGCTTATTGCTATTTTAACGATGAAAATGTCGAGTAAAGCCCAACCAGTTTTTTATGAAATTCGGGAGAGCTTTTCACGGCTCAATTCGATGGTGGAAGAGAATATTAGCGGGAATCGCGTCGTAAAAGCCTTTGCGCGAGAAGATTTTGAAATGAAGAAATTCCATGAACACAATGAGGATTTCAAAAAACGTAATCTAGATTCTGCCGATGTTTCCAGAACCTATTTGCCAGTGCTTGATTCGCTCGCGGGCATGCTCGTTGTCATCACGCTTATTTTCGGTGGCTATTTAGTAATTAAAGGCCAAATGACGCTGGGAGATTTAGTTGCCTTCAATGGATTCCTATGGATGCTAAACGGCCCGATGCGCATGAGTGGCTGGCTGATTAACGACGTTCAACGCTTTATCGCTTCTTCGTTTAAAATTCAAGACATGATGGCAACTGACGCTAAAATCCCCATCCACGCTGAAAAACCTGCGCCATCACTTCAAGGTCATGTCGAGTTTAAAAATGTCAGTTTTCATTTCGAGGACGACCCAAACACGGACGTACTCAAAAATATTTCACTAAAAGCTTCTCCAGGCCAAACGATTGCTATTCTGGGTGAAACTGGCGCTGGAAAATCAACACTCGTCAACTTAATTTGCCGATTTTACGATCCGACTTCCGGTGAAATTTTAATTGATGGTGTCGATGCACGAAAATGGCATGTGCGGGAACTTAGAAACCATATCGCCACGGTGATGCAAGATATTTTCCTATTTTCTGATACGATTGAAGGAAATATTGCATTTGGCGCTCCGGATGCAACAATGGAAGATGTCCGGCGTATGGCGCGAATTGCAGACGCGGACCACTTCATCGAAACCATGCCTGAAAGTTATGACACGATTGTTGGTGAACGCGGTGTCGGACTTTCTGGCGGACAAAAGCAGCGGATATCTTTAGCTCGTGCTCTTTTAAAAAATCCATCCATTTTGATTTTGGATGATACCACTTCCGCTGTCGATATGGAAACCGAAGTGAAAATCCAAGGTGAATTAAAGAAAATCACGGAAAATACGACCACATTTATCATTGCGCACCGGATTTCTTCTGTAAAAGAAGCCGATGAAATTTTAATTTTAAATCATGGCGAAATCATCGAACGCGGCACACACTCTAGTTTGCTAGCAGAAAAAGGTTATTATTTTGATATTTACAATAAACAACTTGGAACGGAGGCGAATGTGAATGGCTAG
- a CDS encoding nitroreductase family protein, producing the protein MTYVNNDFEDLMKNRRSIREYDETVKISQEEMKAILEDAVTAPSSVNMQPWRFVVVESDAGKEKLSSLVRFNTRQNESSSAMILVFGDLENFENGEKIYGESVERGLMPAEVKEQQMAKLSQYFASIPRTEAERVVLIDGGIVAMQLMLVARAHGYDTNPIGGFERTEVAEAFNMDPERYVPVMIVSIGKAKNSGYQSYRLPITDVTTFA; encoded by the coding sequence ATGACTTATGTAAATAATGATTTTGAAGACTTAATGAAAAACCGCCGCTCGATTCGAGAATACGATGAAACGGTGAAAATTAGCCAAGAAGAAATGAAAGCTATTCTAGAGGACGCGGTAACGGCTCCTTCCTCTGTAAACATGCAACCATGGCGTTTTGTGGTCGTGGAAAGTGATGCGGGTAAAGAAAAATTAAGCTCGTTAGTTCGCTTTAATACACGTCAAAATGAATCTTCTTCCGCGATGATTTTAGTTTTTGGCGACTTAGAGAATTTTGAAAACGGTGAAAAAATTTACGGAGAATCAGTTGAACGCGGCTTGATGCCGGCAGAAGTGAAAGAACAACAAATGGCTAAATTAAGCCAGTACTTTGCATCCATTCCGCGCACAGAAGCAGAACGTGTAGTCCTTATTGACGGCGGAATTGTAGCGATGCAATTAATGTTAGTTGCTCGGGCGCATGGTTATGATACAAATCCAATTGGTGGTTTTGAACGTACGGAAGTTGCTGAGGCCTTCAATATGGATCCAGAGCGTTATGTACCGGTTATGATTGTTTCTATCGGTAAAGCTAAAAATTCTGGCTACCAGTCTTATCGATTACCAATTACGGATGTTACGACTTTTGCTTAA
- the chiB gene encoding chitinase ChiB, whose product MKKLFSITSVVLLVLSLVVVSIGAEPKRAKAAENVPQYRNVMYYGDWSIWGGEGNFYPKDIPADQLTHLNFAFLDFNSNGDLVFTDKDAAVGAPVGQEGVQWGGANAGVLNAIQDLRAQNPNLKIGLSVGGWSKSGDFSTVAADPTKRANFVKNVMKFVKYTNMDFVDLDWEYPASVRDADLVDNKNDEGTPNAKPADKQNFITLLQDLRTALDKQGVDINKKYELSVALPAAKSTLENGIDVANLFKVVDFANVMTYDLNGAWTPNSAHHTALYGNPKDPNYDSGFSVDQTVKYLKEKGAVSNKIVVGAAFYTRGWNKVAAGTDTALPGLFQAAEKTNKDADGSLTYGANNENPIKTGDGGRAGGVWAYRSIDALKAKTPTLKEYWDDTAKAPYLYSKETGEFYTYDNTRSIGYKAQYVKDNNLGGMISWMQSQDKTTTSTKRDELTKAIKSGLFGTNAIPQNAITYANLNVVATVKPYSENGVGYEITITNNEKADETNEVLKSTELSFETVKLPKFYIPVKAGETLTAGDYKAGTVTTSGGNTVVDLASVYDAQQIPQGASYTFRLKSSASSVDVANISKIDLTQRMVKSSVEFGKQTIFGGGTVVPDPSDTEAPTVPKALASSNVTDKSATLTWTASTDNKAVAGYKVYRNGTEVGSVSGTTFTDSGLTAKTAYSYTVKAYDAAGNFSAASSVLTVTTLDAATPPATPAWDAAKTYNKGDRVSYKGKTYEAQWWTQGNEPGAEQWGPWLLIN is encoded by the coding sequence ATGAAAAAGCTTTTTAGTATTACTTCTGTTGTGTTGTTAGTTTTATCGTTAGTGGTTGTATCAATTGGTGCAGAGCCAAAACGGGCGAAAGCGGCTGAAAATGTACCACAGTATCGAAATGTTATGTATTACGGTGATTGGTCGATTTGGGGAGGAGAAGGGAACTTTTATCCGAAAGATATTCCAGCTGATCAATTAACACATTTGAATTTTGCTTTTCTGGATTTTAATAGTAATGGGGATTTAGTTTTTACTGATAAAGATGCTGCTGTTGGGGCGCCTGTTGGACAAGAGGGAGTTCAATGGGGCGGAGCAAATGCAGGCGTTTTGAATGCGATTCAAGATTTGCGCGCTCAAAATCCGAATTTGAAAATAGGGCTTTCAGTTGGAGGCTGGTCTAAGTCGGGAGATTTCTCGACAGTTGCAGCGGATCCAACAAAACGGGCTAACTTTGTGAAAAACGTGATGAAGTTTGTGAAATATACCAATATGGATTTTGTTGATTTGGACTGGGAATATCCTGCTTCGGTACGGGACGCTGACCTTGTTGATAATAAAAACGATGAAGGCACACCAAATGCAAAACCTGCGGATAAGCAAAACTTTATTACACTTTTACAAGATTTAAGAACGGCTTTGGATAAACAAGGCGTGGATATTAACAAGAAATACGAATTATCGGTTGCTTTACCAGCTGCAAAATCTACTTTAGAAAATGGGATTGATGTAGCGAATTTATTTAAAGTAGTCGATTTTGCGAATGTGATGACGTATGACTTAAATGGTGCTTGGACACCGAATAGTGCGCATCATACAGCGCTTTACGGCAATCCGAAAGATCCGAATTATGATAGTGGTTTTTCTGTCGACCAAACCGTTAAATACTTAAAAGAAAAGGGAGCAGTTTCGAATAAAATTGTTGTTGGGGCAGCATTTTACACTCGAGGCTGGAATAAAGTAGCTGCTGGAACGGATACGGCATTGCCAGGGCTTTTCCAAGCTGCTGAAAAAACGAATAAAGATGCGGATGGCTCGCTTACTTACGGGGCAAACAACGAAAACCCAATTAAAACAGGCGATGGGGGCCGTGCTGGCGGAGTTTGGGCGTATAGAAGTATTGATGCGCTAAAAGCTAAAACGCCAACATTGAAAGAATATTGGGATGATACTGCCAAGGCGCCGTATCTTTATAGTAAGGAAACTGGGGAGTTTTACACATATGACAATACGCGCTCGATTGGCTATAAGGCACAATATGTAAAAGATAATAATCTTGGTGGGATGATTTCTTGGATGCAGTCGCAGGATAAAACAACGACTTCGACTAAGCGCGATGAACTCACAAAGGCGATTAAATCAGGATTATTCGGCACAAACGCTATCCCGCAAAACGCGATTACTTATGCGAATTTAAATGTGGTAGCGACAGTGAAACCTTATAGCGAAAATGGGGTCGGGTACGAAATTACAATTACAAACAATGAAAAAGCGGACGAAACCAATGAAGTTTTGAAATCAACTGAGCTATCGTTTGAAACAGTGAAATTACCTAAGTTTTATATTCCAGTAAAAGCGGGCGAAACGTTAACTGCTGGCGATTATAAAGCGGGTACAGTTACTACTTCAGGTGGCAATACAGTAGTTGATTTAGCTTCTGTATACGACGCGCAACAAATTCCGCAAGGCGCATCTTATACGTTCCGTTTAAAATCGAGTGCATCTAGTGTGGATGTAGCTAACATTTCTAAAATTGATTTAACACAACGGATGGTAAAATCGAGTGTCGAATTTGGTAAACAAACGATTTTTGGCGGGGGAACTGTTGTACCTGATCCAAGCGATACAGAAGCTCCAACAGTACCAAAAGCACTTGCATCTTCTAATGTAACCGATAAATCTGCTACTCTAACGTGGACAGCTTCAACGGACAATAAAGCAGTGGCTGGATATAAAGTGTACCGAAATGGGACCGAAGTTGGCTCTGTTTCAGGAACTACTTTTACAGATAGTGGCTTAACTGCAAAAACAGCGTATTCTTATACAGTAAAGGCATATGATGCGGCGGGGAATTTCTCGGCAGCAAGCTCGGTCCTAACTGTAACAACGCTTGATGCGGCAACACCACCAGCAACTCCAGCATGGGACGCTGCCAAAACGTACAATAAGGGAGATAGGGTTTCTTACAAAGGGAAAACATATGAAGCACAGTGGTGGACTCAGGGAAATGAGCCAGGAGCTGAACAGTGGGGTCCTTGGTTGTTAATAAATTAA
- a CDS encoding ROK family protein, which yields MYFVYDIGGTFVKFALMENNGTVKMKDKFPTTAKSAEELVAQMVEKWRPYSTEVKGIAVSCPGVVDTEKGVIYQGGSLLFMHEKNLAEMLARECHVPVVLQNDAKSAALAELWLGVAKNVHSAAILTLGSGVGGGIIMDGKLQSGYHLMAGEVSFMETSFDTKKLRGTFFGRTGSAVELIKRIASKKNLPNKKDGEQVFELINQGDEEANAIFDVYIYELTSQILNIQYLIDPEIIAIGGGISAQPVVVDRLNEAVAEIKDANPYHAAQPKIVTCHFQNDANLYGALYNFFLQMDAQNKR from the coding sequence ATGTATTTTGTATACGATATTGGTGGAACTTTTGTTAAATTTGCGTTGATGGAAAATAACGGTACGGTGAAAATGAAAGATAAATTCCCTACAACTGCCAAAAGTGCAGAAGAACTTGTAGCTCAAATGGTCGAAAAGTGGCGCCCCTATAGTACAGAAGTGAAGGGCATAGCTGTGAGTTGTCCGGGAGTGGTAGATACGGAAAAAGGCGTGATTTACCAAGGTGGCTCGCTATTATTTATGCATGAGAAAAATTTGGCTGAAATGCTAGCGCGTGAATGTCATGTTCCCGTTGTCTTGCAAAATGATGCGAAGAGTGCGGCTTTAGCGGAACTTTGGTTAGGTGTGGCAAAAAATGTACATAGCGCGGCGATTTTAACGCTTGGAAGTGGCGTTGGTGGCGGAATTATTATGGATGGTAAATTACAATCTGGCTATCATTTGATGGCGGGAGAAGTTAGTTTTATGGAGACTTCTTTTGATACGAAGAAATTGCGAGGTACATTCTTTGGAAGAACTGGATCAGCGGTGGAGTTAATTAAGCGCATTGCATCAAAGAAGAATTTACCCAATAAAAAAGATGGTGAGCAGGTTTTCGAATTAATTAACCAAGGCGATGAAGAAGCGAATGCTATTTTTGATGTGTATATTTATGAATTAACATCTCAAATTTTAAATATCCAGTATTTGATTGATCCGGAAATTATTGCAATTGGTGGTGGCATTAGCGCTCAACCAGTTGTTGTTGATAGACTAAACGAAGCTGTCGCAGAAATAAAAGATGCTAATCCTTATCATGCCGCACAACCGAAAATCGTCACTTGTCATTTCCAAAATGATGCGAATTTGTACGGAGCATTGTATAATTTCTTTTTACAAATGGATGCGCAAAATAAAAGGTAA
- a CDS encoding AraC family transcriptional regulator yields MLKINTTTFNPQILYIANCYTNEVRVGENHHHDFLEISIICEGNVIYDIEGERVKLGKGDMLIFNPGVNHYDITEPGMTNAQLHIGFRNFALEGYTRNTFPFKKAFLRKKEEESAILSISKQIIEEKDAEKPGYDLILKAFVMQLIIHVLREATPEQLENNGVKLSTDEQQKQILVNEIIHYMEKHHTEDVSLSTLSQTMYISPAYISKVFKEETGESPINYLIKIRLTRAEELLKNKDVTVKQAANMVGYNDAYYFSKLFKKYYGFPPSENWRKSS; encoded by the coding sequence ATGCTGAAAATAAATACGACCACATTTAATCCGCAAATTTTGTATATCGCGAATTGTTATACGAATGAGGTGCGCGTAGGTGAAAATCACCATCATGATTTTTTGGAGATCTCGATTATTTGTGAGGGAAACGTTATTTATGATATTGAAGGCGAGCGAGTCAAGCTAGGAAAAGGCGATATGCTGATTTTTAATCCTGGTGTGAATCATTACGATATAACCGAACCAGGTATGACGAATGCGCAACTCCATATAGGTTTTCGGAACTTTGCACTGGAAGGATACACGCGAAATACGTTCCCGTTTAAAAAGGCCTTTTTACGAAAAAAAGAAGAAGAATCTGCCATTTTATCTATTTCTAAACAAATTATAGAAGAAAAAGATGCAGAAAAACCAGGATATGACTTGATTTTAAAGGCTTTCGTCATGCAATTAATTATCCATGTTTTACGCGAAGCCACCCCAGAACAACTTGAAAATAACGGCGTCAAATTATCTACCGACGAGCAGCAAAAACAGATACTTGTAAACGAAATTATTCATTATATGGAAAAACACCATACAGAAGACGTCTCGCTCTCAACGCTTTCGCAAACGATGTACATTAGCCCCGCCTATATCTCCAAAGTATTTAAAGAAGAAACCGGGGAATCACCAATTAACTACTTAATCAAAATTCGTCTTACTCGTGCAGAAGAATTACTCAAGAATAAAGACGTTACCGTAAAACAGGCCGCAAATATGGTCGGATATAATGATGCTTATTATTTTAGCAAGCTTTTCAAGAAATATTACGGGTTTCCACCATCAGAAAACTGGCGCAAATCGAGTTAG
- a CDS encoding alpha/beta hydrolase — MEYKKALAFIKSNSILEQEEGTEVIFKQAQETVRGNLDPFLLKDLKQHLGGTNDAIKEAPQEIQMPDFSNLEIATAAALQMRATMGSPNIDLSNGVTTEYRVVEGDYGDIPVRIYRHEEATKPVPAFIFYHGGGFVGGTPAVVENFCKGIAEKLPAVVINVDYHLAPEFPAPAAPKDCYRALEWVVEQSDELGIDASKIGVSGDSAGGTLAAAVSYMDYEAETNYVGFQALLYPALTLVDEDNDKYQWDISKFGASEETLPLVAPGIIGMNSSGELLRTAYVRDENPASPIYSPLSAVDKSIYPPTLIASAEFDALRAFADIFAKELRASGIQTKAIVYQGMCHAFIDKYGIFPQAEDVADEIVQMMKEIF, encoded by the coding sequence ATGGAATATAAAAAAGCTTTAGCGTTTATAAAATCAAATAGCATTCTAGAACAAGAAGAAGGAACAGAAGTTATTTTTAAACAGGCACAAGAAACAGTTCGAGGGAATTTGGATCCTTTTTTATTAAAAGACCTGAAACAACATCTTGGCGGTACGAATGATGCGATAAAAGAAGCGCCGCAAGAAATCCAAATGCCAGATTTTTCTAATTTGGAAATAGCAACGGCAGCTGCACTACAAATGCGAGCAACGATGGGAAGTCCGAATATTGATTTATCAAACGGCGTAACTACGGAATATCGGGTTGTTGAAGGGGACTATGGCGATATTCCGGTACGAATTTATCGTCACGAAGAAGCGACCAAACCAGTTCCCGCATTCATTTTTTATCATGGTGGTGGCTTTGTTGGTGGAACGCCGGCTGTTGTGGAGAACTTTTGTAAAGGTATTGCGGAAAAGTTACCGGCAGTTGTTATTAATGTGGACTATCATTTAGCTCCCGAATTCCCGGCACCAGCAGCTCCAAAAGATTGTTACAGGGCGCTTGAATGGGTAGTGGAACAAAGCGACGAACTCGGTATCGACGCTTCGAAAATAGGTGTTTCTGGAGATAGCGCGGGTGGAACTTTAGCAGCAGCGGTGAGCTATATGGATTATGAAGCAGAGACGAATTATGTAGGATTTCAAGCTTTACTTTACCCAGCGCTAACGTTAGTAGATGAAGATAATGATAAGTACCAGTGGGATATTTCCAAGTTTGGGGCATCAGAAGAGACACTTCCGCTCGTTGCGCCAGGTATCATTGGAATGAACAGCTCTGGCGAATTACTGCGGACAGCCTATGTTAGAGACGAAAATCCCGCATCGCCAATTTATTCTCCACTATCGGCTGTAGATAAAAGTATTTATCCGCCTACACTTATAGCCAGTGCGGAGTTTGATGCGTTACGAGCTTTTGCAGATATTTTTGCTAAAGAACTGCGCGCAAGTGGTATACAAACAAAAGCAATCGTTTACCAAGGAATGTGTCATGCTTTCATTGATAAATACGGGATTTTCCCTCAAGCGGAAGACGTGGCAGATGAAATTGTTCAAATGATGAAAGAAATATTTTAA
- a CDS encoding putative quinol monooxygenase: MLHIEAQITVKKEQTEAFLQATKEVIAASRAEAGNHGYELVQSTENETVFYMLEKWADMEAIQQHNDSEHFKKFQKLAADFVAKELEISVLTPLAR; the protein is encoded by the coding sequence ATGTTGCATATTGAAGCGCAAATTACGGTCAAAAAAGAACAAACCGAAGCTTTTTTGCAGGCGACTAAGGAAGTTATTGCTGCATCAAGAGCAGAAGCTGGGAATCATGGTTATGAATTAGTGCAATCAACGGAAAACGAAACAGTTTTTTATATGTTAGAAAAATGGGCGGATATGGAAGCCATTCAACAACACAACGACAGCGAGCATTTCAAAAAATTCCAGAAATTGGCTGCTGATTTTGTTGCTAAAGAACTTGAAATTTCAGTATTAACGCCACTTGCGCGATAA